A region of Papilio machaon chromosome 14, ilPapMach1.1, whole genome shotgun sequence DNA encodes the following proteins:
- the LOC106719796 gene encoding uncharacterized protein LOC106719796, whose translation MTKQQLKNSGKLIKKTCMPKNDVTEDQVGEIDKGKFIEDRNVMCYIACVYSMGQAVKNNKIIFDAMIKQVDMMFPADMKEPYKAAIEKCKGVAKNYKDICEASYWTAKCIYEADPDNFFFQTSLRCSAKKGFIVMGYRIYLLILISILTRGVHTMTRQQLKNSAKMLKKTCMAKNDVTEDLIGDIQKGQFIEERNVMCYIACIYQMSQIVKNNKLSYEASLKQVDMMYPPELKTSVKASIENCKDISKKYADICEASYWTAKCLYEDNPKDFIFA comes from the exons atGACGAAGCAACAGCTTAAAAACTCGGGAAAACTGATAAAGAAGACTTGTATGCCCAAAAATGATGTCACAGAAG ATCAAGTTGGCGAGATAGATAAGGGTAAATTTATTGAAGATAGAAATGTGATGTGCTACATCGCATGTGTGTATTCAATGGGACAAGCg GTGAagaataataagataattttcgACGCTATGATAAAACAAGTAGACATGATGTTCCCCGCTGATATGAAAGAACCATACAAAGCAGCTATAGAAAAGTGCAAGGGAGTTG CTAAGAACTACAAAGACATTTGTGAAGCATCTTACTGGACTGCGAAGTGCATATATGAAGCTGATCCCGACAACTTTTTCTTCC AGACCAGTCTTCGTTGTTCTGCAAAGAAAGGATTTATTGTTATGGGTTatcgaatatatttattaattcttatatctattttaacaCGTGGAGTACACAct atgacTAGACAACAGTTAAAGAATTCGGCAAAGATGTTGAAGAAAACTTGCATGGCGAAGAATGACGTCACCGAAG ATTTAATCGGCGATATACAGAAAGGGCAGTTTATTGAGGAAAGGAACGTGATGTGTTATATAGCTTGCATTTATCAAATGTCGCAAATT gtaaaaaataataagttgaGCTACGAGGCTTCATTAAAGCAAGTGGACATGATGTACCCGCCTGAACTGAAGACCTCAGTTAAAGCCTCCATTGAAAACTGTAAAGATATAT CCAAGAAATATGCAGATATATGTGAAGCATCTTATTGGACCGCTAAATGCTTGTACGAGGACAATccaaaagattttatatttgcataa